From Topomyia yanbarensis strain Yona2022 chromosome 1, ASM3024719v1, whole genome shotgun sequence, one genomic window encodes:
- the LOC131675966 gene encoding uncharacterized protein LOC131675966, with protein sequence MALPSRIKPFEVTIENSRLPSEWESWKLDLESFFLAQGVEKQSEKRAQLAYLGGPGLQALLRYLPGIDQVPHVTIDPPYYDVAIRCLDQYFEPFRRKTYERHLFHQIVQQPGERFTDFVMRMRKQIARCNYESSVVDELIADRIAQGCISDELRTKLLQKDRSLEEMITLGTSMAESQQQSKKLGRPVVHQEQEIHAVSKRPFRNGQQITDRQSIYQPRNQQNNRFTCYGCGRRGHTHGSMECPAKHTKCAACGKIGHWAKRCYSSGGQKRRFDNPASYPKAKRIRAVSDEFEKGQSKDYVFYAMGGNVFTFKVGGIQVPMTIDSGSDANIITKEIWEQLKEAKVNIMKATTKVDRSLIGYASKLPMKICGTFSAEIETGENKTVAKFYVVENGQRCLLGDHTAKNLKVLKVGFDVDAVEVKPKKPFPKIRGVVIEIPIDHDVQPVQQSYRRPPIAWESKIEEKLKSLMEMDIIEPVPGPSPWVSPVVPVMKDSGEIRLCIDMRRANQAVLRESHPLPLVDELLGSVCGAVRFSKIDIKDAYHQVEISERSRPITTFITKQGLYR encoded by the coding sequence ATGGCGTTGCCAAGCAGAATCAAACCCTTCGAGGTGACCATTGAAAACAGCCGGTTGCCAAGTGAGTGGGAAAGCTGGAAACTAGACTTGGAGTCATTCTTTTTAGCACAAGGTGTAGAGAAGCAATCCGAAAAACGAGCACAGTTAGCCTATCTTGGTGGACCAGGCCTACAAGCGTTACTACGTTACCTCCCGGGAATCGATCAGGTGCCCCACGTAACAATAGATCCGCCATATTATGACGTGGCAATCAGGTGTCTAGATCAATATTTTGAACCTTTTCGTCGGAAGACTTACGAACGTCATCTGTTTCACCAGATTGTGCAACAACCAGGAGAGAGATTCACTGACTTTGTCATGCGAATGCGGAAACAGATCGCAAGGTGCAACTATGAGTCTAGTGTGGTAGATGAACTCATTGCCGATCGAATTGCCCAAGGATGTATTTCAGATGAGTTACGGACAAAATTGCTACAGAAGGACCGCTCTCTGGAAGAAATGATAACGTTGGGTACAAGCATGGCAGAGTCACAGCAACAATCTAAAAAGCTTGGCCGGCCTGTGGTGCACCAAGAGCAGGAAATACATGCCGTATCAAAACGCCCGTTCAGGAATGGTCAACAAATAACAGATCGTCAATCTATTTATCAACCCAGAAACCAACAAAATAATCGGTTCACCTGTTATGGATGCGGTCGTCGAGGCCATACGCATGGAAGCATGGAGTGTCCAGCCAAGCATACTAAATGTGCCGCTTGCGGAAAGATTGGACACTGGGCAAAGCGTTGTTACAGTAGCGGTGGACAGAAGCGTCGATTCGACAACCCAGCGTCATATCCTAAGGCTAAACGAATCCGTGCGGTATCAGACGAATTCGAAAAAGGACAGTCGAAAGACTATGTATTTTATGCGATGGGGGGCAATGTTTTTACGTTCAAAGTGGGAGGAATTCAGGTACCTATGACCATTGACTCCGGATCAGACGCAAACATCATTACTAAGGAAATATGGGAACAATTAAAAGAGGCTAAAGTGAACATAATGAAGGCAACTACAAAGGTGGACAGGTCACTTATTGGCTATGCCAGCAAACTACCGATGAAAATTTGCGGAACCTTCAGTGCAGAGATAGAGACAGGAGAAAATAAAACGGTTGCAAAATTCTATGTAGTCGAAAATGGACAACGTTGTTTACTCGGCGATCATACAGCGAAAAATCTCAAGGTACTAAAAGTTGGGTTTGATGTGGATGCAGTTGAAGTAAAACCAAAGAAACCATTTCCAAAAATTCGAGGCGTGGTGATCGAGATACCAATCGACCACGACGTTCAGCCGGTGCAACAGTCTTATAGAAGGCCTCCGATTGCTTGGGAAtccaaaatagaagaaaaattgAAATCTTTAATGGAAATGGACATCATTGAACCGGTCCCAGGCCCCTCCCCATGGGTATCACCAGTCGTTCCAGTGATGAAAGACTCAGGAGAGATTCGTTTATGCATAGACATGCGTAGGGCCAATCAAGCGGTGCTGCGCGAATCACATCCATTGCCTCTAGTAGACGAGCTGCTTGGATCTGTCTGCGGGGCCGTGAGATTCTCTAAAATCGACATCAAAGACGCGTACCATCAGGTTGAGATATCGGAACGATCGAGACCAATAACCACTTTCATAACCAAACAGGGTCTTTACAGGTAG